Genomic segment of Streptosporangium sp. NBC_01755:
ACGGCCGTCACGGCCAGCAGCGTGTCGGTGACGGTCACCGATCCACTGGGGCCGCACCCGCTGCTCGCCGAGGCACTACACATCCGCCTGGCGGAGAAGAACCTGGCACGGGCCGACCGGATGCGGTTGCTCAACATCTCCAACCCGGTCGACACCCCGGTCGACGCGGTCATCCTCGCCACCGTCGGCGGAGAGAACGCGGCGGCGGAGGCGCAGTCGACGGCCGTGCTGCTGGCCTCCCGGCTGACGCTGCCCGTTCTGGTCGCCTCGCTGGACAGCGCACCCGCCGTGGCCGACGCGGCCGAGCGGCTCCGCGGCATCGGCGCCCAGCGGATCGCCCTGTCCCCGTGCGTCCTAGGCCCCGAGGCGGCCCCGGGGCTCGCGAGCGCGGCGGCGGCGGAGATCGGGGCCGAGTGCGCCGATCTCCTCGGCTCTCACGACCTGATCGCGGATCTGGCCGCCCGCGCCTACGGAAGCATCCTGGCGGCGGACTGAGCGACCCGATGTGACAGATCCCCTCTGACGGGTACTGACCTGCGTAAGTTGTCAGAGGGGACAGATCATGCTGTACGGAAAAGAGCACGTTGCGCGGTACCGGGCGACCGATGGTGCCGAAGGACACGAATGGCAGGGCACCACCGCCCTGATCCTCACCACCACAGGCCGCAGGAGCGGCGAACGGCACGACACCCCGCTCATCTACCAGCGCCATGGCGACGACTTCCTGGTGGTGGCCTCCAAGGGCGGTGCCGACAACCCTCCGCTGTGGTATCTCAACCTCCAGGCCAACCCCGAGGTCGAGGTCCAGGTGCTGGGGGACCGGTTCACGGCCAGGGCGCGCACCGCCACCCCGGAGGAGAAGCCGGAACTGTGGCAGATCATGACGGCGGCCTGGCCCGCCTACGACGACTACCAGGCGAAGACCGGCCGGGAGATTCCGGTGGTCGTGCTGGAACGCGTCCCCTCGTGACCGGCGTTACGGCAACCTGCCGGGTTCCACCGCGTTCGGTCGCGCCGGAGCTCACCACCTGGTGCTGTGGGAGCCGCCCCATACCCGACCGAGACAAGGTCCGGGTCAGGGCTCCAGCCAGACGTAACCCGCGAACCTGCCGGTCGTGCCCTCCCTGCGGTGGGAGAACAGATCGGCGGTTTCGATGGTGCAGCGGGTGTCGTGGATGATCTCTCCGACACCCGCCCTGCCGAGCTGCGAGGTGATCGCGGCCCGCAGGTCGAGGGCCGGGGTGTCCCCGGAGGTGATCGACCACGCCTCAGGGAGGTCCACCGCCACCTCCTCCCGCAGCTCGGCGGGAACCTCGTAGCAGGTGCCGCAGGCCATCGGACCGATCAGGGCGGTCATCCTCGCCGGGACCGCACCGCGCTTGGCCATCTCCTCGACCAGGGCCGTCACCACGCCGGACACGGTGCCGACCCGCCCCGAGTGCGCGGCCCCGACCAGACCTGCCCGCGGCTCAGCCAGCAGGACGGGCGCGCAGTCGGCACAGAGCGCGGCCAGGCCGAGGCCTGGCACGTCGGTGCAGATCCCGTCCAGCGGCGGCGGGTCGTCACCGAACGGCGCGCTGACGTAACGGACGTCGGCGCTGTGAACCTGCCGCATGAACACGACCCGTTCCAGACCGAACTCGGCGGCCGTCCTGGCCCTGTTCGCCGCGACCGCGTCCGGCTCGTCACCACACAGGCCTCCGAGGTTGCGGCTGCCGTACGGACCGGTGCTGACGCCACCATGACGATCGGTGATCCTCATCTGAAAGTTCACCAGAACCTCCCGAGGATGCCCCGGCCTTCAGGCCGGGGAGGAGTCGGGAGCGGGAGGGCCGCCAAGGCCCGAGCGTGCCCTGACCGGTCAGCCATGTCGATCGGCTTCTTTCTGAGTCGTGTAGCCGTAGCCGTCCGCGCGCTGAAGA
This window contains:
- a CDS encoding sirohydrochlorin chelatase, which codes for MSESPILPVRGRPVRPSGRHRRPVPSQLPPEAPALVLATLGDTSGTAAELAALIRVDNPQIQVRLAGLGEDAKELTSELESAARERPEDATAAIVVPLLTGPHPVAEQLISTAVTASSVSVTVTDPLGPHPLLAEALHIRLAEKNLARADRMRLLNISNPVDTPVDAVILATVGGENAAAEAQSTAVLLASRLTLPVLVASLDSAPAVADAAERLRGIGAQRIALSPCVLGPEAAPGLASAAAAEIGAECADLLGSHDLIADLAARAYGSILAAD
- a CDS encoding nitroreductase family deazaflavin-dependent oxidoreductase, giving the protein MLYGKEHVARYRATDGAEGHEWQGTTALILTTTGRRSGERHDTPLIYQRHGDDFLVVASKGGADNPPLWYLNLQANPEVEVQVLGDRFTARARTATPEEKPELWQIMTAAWPAYDDYQAKTGREIPVVVLERVPS
- the pgeF gene encoding peptidoglycan editing factor PgeF translates to MRITDRHGGVSTGPYGSRNLGGLCGDEPDAVAANRARTAAEFGLERVVFMRQVHSADVRYVSAPFGDDPPPLDGICTDVPGLGLAALCADCAPVLLAEPRAGLVGAAHSGRVGTVSGVVTALVEEMAKRGAVPARMTALIGPMACGTCYEVPAELREEVAVDLPEAWSITSGDTPALDLRAAITSQLGRAGVGEIIHDTRCTIETADLFSHRREGTTGRFAGYVWLEP